A stretch of the Jeotgalibacillus haloalkalitolerans genome encodes the following:
- a CDS encoding McrB family protein, with protein sequence MRKNLNEYFLRERKIDYYLSLESVKDKMNFILNSFGLEGPFLVGTLKKTASGAIIIVDLIDPYKQIRLEKKIVEEAAITNTAYYGMGNNKDDVNAFVDEKVLFKFRPDETVGKQGILERGNVLRVVYGSIEIINRENINDLKRKIGIEPDIAEHSPDLKVIKNKKGNIYYNNAKNSNLIKGNISKKNKGSKSIDLNMSDLLKKQKKQLENREKNLIAKEEQITKIIEKLTYQEQELVERERFLEELGLIEKKRSSLSIKPEGTFKVSQINHDLIQNIQQYIFTNTHDHLKYETEVIENFTASLQTNQMIILSGSSGTGKTSLISAFSKSVGASFKVIPVQSSWLDRQDLLGYLNPLSKIYVSTPFLDAIKEAKNDEERLYIICLDEINLAQIEYYLADLLSLREHQEGIPLYSKQEYSFYLEEIKWYVKNRYNLRKEDDAEKLLKANLKINDKDIFKYSQRYNNLRKYGHNLNIPKNVRIVGTMNVDGTTKPLSPKVIDRSFIFEINKQNINLEMNKDLKEVFVPAENWSLSNLKIDETDFIKKLKEINSLLKECNAEINSRTEKHIYYLEISYNNLKKDPMEVHDLIIMGKVLPKINIFIDDTFNTHYQIQNEIEKLVGKKSKSYNKVTEMIAKSEVTNVFTYWG encoded by the coding sequence ATGAGGAAAAATTTAAATGAATACTTTTTAAGGGAGAGAAAAATAGATTACTACTTAAGTTTAGAAAGTGTTAAAGATAAAATGAATTTTATTTTAAATTCATTTGGTTTAGAAGGACCTTTTCTCGTAGGAACATTAAAAAAAACTGCTTCAGGGGCAATAATAATTGTGGATTTAATAGATCCGTACAAACAAATAAGGCTAGAAAAAAAAATTGTTGAAGAAGCAGCAATTACAAATACAGCTTATTATGGGATGGGAAATAACAAAGACGATGTAAATGCATTTGTAGATGAAAAAGTTCTGTTTAAATTCAGACCTGACGAAACGGTAGGGAAACAAGGTATATTAGAAAGAGGTAATGTATTAAGAGTTGTATATGGATCCATAGAAATAATTAATCGGGAAAATATAAATGACCTTAAAAGAAAAATTGGTATAGAGCCTGATATCGCAGAGCACTCGCCAGATTTAAAGGTCATAAAAAATAAAAAAGGAAATATATACTATAATAATGCGAAAAATAGTAATTTAATAAAGGGAAACATAAGTAAGAAAAACAAAGGGTCGAAAAGCATAGATTTAAATATGAGTGATTTACTGAAAAAACAAAAAAAACAATTAGAAAATAGAGAAAAAAATTTGATAGCAAAAGAAGAACAGATTACAAAAATAATTGAGAAACTGACTTACCAAGAACAAGAACTAGTGGAAAGAGAAAGATTTTTAGAAGAACTAGGCCTAATTGAAAAAAAGAGGTCTAGCTTGAGTATAAAACCAGAAGGTACTTTTAAAGTATCTCAAATTAATCATGATTTAATTCAAAATATACAGCAATATATATTTACAAATACTCATGACCATTTGAAATACGAAACAGAGGTTATAGAAAATTTTACGGCATCTCTTCAAACTAATCAGATGATTATTTTATCAGGTTCGTCAGGAACAGGAAAGACTAGCTTGATTTCCGCATTCTCTAAAAGTGTTGGGGCCAGTTTTAAAGTCATTCCAGTACAATCTAGCTGGTTAGATAGGCAAGACTTATTAGGATATTTAAACCCGTTAAGCAAGATTTATGTTTCTACTCCATTTTTAGACGCAATTAAAGAGGCAAAGAATGACGAAGAAAGGCTTTATATAATTTGTTTAGATGAAATTAATTTAGCTCAAATAGAATATTACCTAGCAGACCTACTGAGTTTAAGAGAGCACCAAGAGGGAATTCCTTTGTACAGCAAACAAGAATATTCTTTTTATCTTGAAGAAATTAAGTGGTACGTTAAAAATCGATACAATTTGAGAAAAGAAGATGACGCAGAAAAATTACTCAAAGCCAATTTGAAAATTAATGATAAAGATATTTTTAAGTATTCGCAAAGGTACAACAATCTTAGAAAATACGGACATAACCTAAATATTCCTAAAAATGTTCGAATTGTTGGAACGATGAATGTGGATGGGACGACAAAGCCTTTAAGCCCTAAAGTAATTGATCGAAGTTTTATCTTTGAAATAAATAAGCAAAATATTAATCTTGAAATGAATAAAGATTTAAAAGAAGTTTTCGTCCCAGCAGAGAATTGGTCTTTAAGTAATTTGAAGATTGACGAGACGGATTTTATTAAAAAACTGAAAGAAATAAATTCATTACTTAAAGAATGTAATGCTGAAATCAATAGCCGAACCGAAAAACATATTTACTATTTAGAAATATCTTATAATAATTTAAAAAAAGATCCAATGGAAGTACACGACTTAATTATAATGGGCAAAGTGTTGCCTAAAATAAATATTTTTATAGATGATACTTTTAATACACACTATCAAATACAAAATGAAATAGAAAAATTAGTTGGTAAAAAATCTAAATCTTACAACAAGGTTACTGAAATGATTGCGAAATCTGAAGTAACTAATGTTTTTACTTATTGGGGGTAA
- a CDS encoding nuclease domain-containing protein, translated as MEIKPIMINVHYDKNAELYERMLPVINIEEVAEIQFDPINECWYTFNHYQNYSVIEEEVVYAQIGFKVIRNGHEKKSEEVMYIKNDEGVNKKLFLYKDVWFELSKFKFNKKKKRIEYSSEKRDQIAGLNQSGNLIPILKTLSGQTIKDGKNVLFLPSSISLDNYRIMVADIFYVYIDLLRDSHSNVVLSRQKTKSLEWIKEIISIIEKPINKINRNPEQNFNVRISNEKINQSEKIFDPMTLIQQEIFLGKNKIKRPVIYKEVNTYENRIIKQFLMSLKFYINLYLKEKLIDSKKLNIESELKVLKAKKDFLTSFDKNDVQQLSDIEARYDKELKKYVQNLKVNLKKTLYHTHENTNMNNMINVELKFAVTIPIKSKKTDYINGDIETEYSTEWNNSSGKWDLELISYSYQKDTSGKIVVSSKTTEKFNKKFKLQLRSKNVNEHLSLLKSFKELENNKTYLYAISGNIQKDKEVFDFSNKDFIGKNEKGNYKKYNFLFSEIKEIYVNNNKIDLSRKYLLDDLVNELLSMDKTYAGILDKQMENRLKISSYKEQQGLRSQLSNILGEEQEYKKLYKKIKYLLSLKLFKDIEITNFEFVKATQLFLHNTDYRVVWEVLKQNKFLQTPSLFAKNNQNFISIKNVNDIYEIWSFIKMFYLLKNELGWKLEDKRSFTSEIELFLSGKNNKKKNLNEFIVNLYKNDHELELCYNPKLPRHNQASLTPDYRFIIRNKKNPTFHLTVYLDAKYRNYREQSENAWIRDIKEVAIEKYLRTTSTDIDLKGDLSFILHCDDQFGDEKEVEGTNYSAAYDKRFQELNGNKLYLGEESNYNQVFLKREEYGHRVGSIFMTPQSTFSFIKWFRMIMEYHVGDHKTCWRCGSTHNQVIETETSTETGYPKLYLECNTCGEFWVKVHCRNGHKLIKHTNNFHQQKDNSNSWYVICPLCFQGK; from the coding sequence GTGGAAATAAAACCAATCATGATAAATGTACATTATGATAAAAATGCAGAATTGTACGAAAGAATGCTTCCAGTTATTAATATTGAAGAAGTAGCTGAAATACAATTTGATCCCATTAATGAATGTTGGTATACATTTAATCATTATCAAAATTATTCAGTGATAGAAGAAGAAGTTGTTTATGCTCAAATAGGATTTAAAGTAATACGGAATGGCCATGAAAAAAAGTCTGAGGAAGTGATGTATATAAAAAATGACGAAGGAGTGAATAAAAAACTTTTTTTGTATAAAGATGTATGGTTTGAATTGAGTAAATTCAAGTTTAATAAGAAAAAAAAACGAATTGAATACTCTTCAGAAAAAAGGGATCAAATTGCAGGGTTAAATCAATCTGGAAATTTAATTCCAATATTAAAAACATTGTCCGGACAAACTATAAAAGATGGCAAAAACGTTTTATTTTTGCCTTCATCTATTTCTCTAGATAACTATCGAATAATGGTAGCGGATATTTTTTACGTTTATATTGATTTATTAAGAGATAGTCATTCCAACGTTGTACTAAGTAGGCAAAAAACTAAATCTCTGGAGTGGATAAAAGAAATTATTTCTATAATTGAAAAACCTATCAATAAAATTAATAGAAATCCAGAGCAAAATTTTAATGTTAGAATTTCTAATGAGAAAATAAATCAATCTGAAAAAATATTTGACCCAATGACTTTAATACAACAAGAAATATTTTTAGGCAAAAACAAAATTAAAAGACCTGTTATTTATAAAGAAGTAAATACTTATGAAAACAGGATTATTAAACAGTTTTTAATGTCTTTAAAATTCTATATTAATTTATATCTAAAAGAAAAGTTAATCGATTCTAAAAAACTAAATATTGAATCAGAGTTAAAAGTTTTAAAGGCAAAAAAAGATTTCTTGACATCTTTCGATAAAAATGATGTGCAGCAATTGTCTGATATTGAGGCTCGTTATGATAAAGAACTCAAAAAGTATGTGCAAAATCTAAAAGTTAATCTGAAAAAAACTCTATATCATACACATGAAAATACAAATATGAATAACATGATTAATGTAGAGTTAAAATTTGCAGTGACAATTCCTATTAAATCAAAAAAAACTGATTATATAAACGGTGATATAGAAACGGAATACTCCACTGAATGGAATAATAGTTCTGGAAAGTGGGATCTAGAGTTAATTTCTTATTCATATCAAAAAGATACAAGTGGAAAGATTGTAGTAAGTTCCAAGACCACTGAAAAATTTAATAAGAAATTTAAATTACAGTTAAGATCAAAAAATGTTAACGAACACTTATCTCTATTAAAGAGTTTTAAAGAACTAGAAAATAATAAAACATATCTTTATGCTATTAGTGGTAATATTCAGAAAGATAAAGAGGTTTTCGATTTCTCGAACAAGGATTTTATTGGGAAAAATGAAAAGGGTAATTATAAAAAATATAATTTTTTATTTTCAGAAATAAAAGAAATATATGTTAACAACAATAAAATAGACCTTAGTAGAAAATACTTATTAGATGACTTAGTCAATGAATTATTGTCAATGGATAAAACATATGCTGGAATATTGGACAAACAAATGGAGAATAGGCTAAAAATTTCTTCATACAAAGAGCAGCAGGGCTTGAGAAGTCAACTATCGAATATTCTTGGAGAAGAGCAGGAGTACAAAAAATTATATAAGAAAATTAAGTATTTATTAAGTTTAAAATTGTTTAAAGATATCGAGATTACTAATTTTGAATTTGTTAAAGCTACACAACTTTTTTTACATAACACAGACTATAGAGTAGTTTGGGAAGTTTTAAAACAAAATAAGTTTTTACAAACCCCATCTTTATTTGCTAAGAACAACCAAAATTTCATCAGTATTAAAAACGTTAATGATATATATGAGATTTGGTCTTTTATAAAAATGTTTTATCTACTTAAAAACGAACTAGGCTGGAAACTTGAAGATAAAAGAAGTTTTACTAGTGAAATCGAATTATTTCTCTCAGGTAAGAATAATAAGAAGAAAAATTTAAATGAATTCATTGTAAATTTATATAAAAATGATCATGAACTTGAATTATGTTATAACCCAAAACTCCCTAGACATAATCAAGCGTCATTAACACCGGATTATAGGTTTATTATAAGAAATAAAAAGAATCCAACTTTTCATTTAACTGTATATTTAGATGCTAAGTACAGAAATTATAGAGAACAATCAGAGAATGCTTGGATAAGGGATATCAAAGAAGTTGCTATTGAAAAATATTTGAGAACAACTTCTACAGATATAGATTTAAAAGGTGACCTTTCATTTATTCTTCACTGTGATGATCAATTTGGTGATGAAAAAGAAGTTGAAGGTACAAATTACAGTGCTGCATATGATAAAAGGTTTCAGGAATTAAATGGAAATAAACTTTATTTAGGTGAAGAATCAAACTATAATCAGGTTTTTTTGAAACGAGAAGAGTATGGGCATAGAGTAGGGTCAATATTTATGACTCCACAATCTACTTTTTCATTTATAAAATGGTTTAGAATGATTATGGAATATCATGTCGGGGACCACAAAACTTGTTGGAGATGTGGTTCAACCCATAATCAGGTAATAGAGACAGAAACATCTACCGAAACGGGCTACCCAAAACTTTATTTAGAATGTAACACATGCGGGGAATTTTGGGTAAAAGTACATTGTAGAAATGGGCACAAGTTAATTAAACACACTAATAATTTTCATCAACAAAAAGATAATTCTAACTCATGGTACGTTATATGTCCTTTATGTTTCCAAGGGAAATAG